From the Pseudoalteromonas tunicata genome, one window contains:
- the norR gene encoding nitric oxide reductase transcriptional regulator NorR — translation MTISNSALVELALDLTKSLNNQDRFERLLDTIRKTILCDAIALLILQGNHLKPVAMQGLSRDTLGRRFVINEHPRFAIITQAERIVRFEHNSPLPDPYDGLLLDRDDDLPMHSCMGFPLIAQNKLIGVLTLDSLAPHVFSNINERTLDIIAAMAAATLNTAMNLEQLELLAKHNQEVVAELTQEAWQKDGGEIIGQSPAVQNLKNNIQIAAGSDLTILVYGETGVGKELVARTLHQSSLRNHQPLVYVNCAALPETLIESELFGHVKGAFTGALNNRAGKFALAHGGTIFLDEIGELPLIAQSKLLRVLQNNEIQPVGQDQVQLIDVRVVAATNRDLKTEVAEGRFRADLFHRLSAYPIEVPALRNREGDVHLLIGFFLEQARRKFGLTQLKMSAGLQLQLTHYNWPGNVRELEHLINRATLRAKARNQSNYLVTLEQQDCLDTLLQDTKAVLLQKQPADLLNIEGTPNCSLKDATLTFQRKMIITALHKHQGKMSAAALELQLDRANLARLCKRLSIVITKNISG, via the coding sequence ATGACCATTTCCAATAGTGCACTGGTTGAATTAGCGCTCGATTTAACTAAAAGCTTAAATAACCAAGATCGCTTTGAACGATTGCTCGATACCATTCGTAAAACAATCCTCTGCGATGCTATAGCCTTGTTAATTTTACAGGGCAATCATTTAAAACCGGTTGCGATGCAAGGGCTTAGTCGGGATACATTAGGCCGTCGCTTTGTAATAAATGAACATCCAAGATTTGCCATTATCACGCAAGCCGAGCGTATTGTGCGCTTTGAACACAACAGCCCACTGCCTGATCCTTATGATGGGTTGTTACTTGATCGCGACGACGACTTACCCATGCACTCATGCATGGGATTCCCCTTAATTGCTCAAAATAAGCTGATAGGGGTACTCACCCTCGATAGCTTGGCACCCCATGTTTTTAGCAATATCAATGAGCGCACCCTCGATATTATTGCTGCAATGGCTGCGGCAACGCTTAATACCGCTATGAATCTTGAGCAACTCGAACTGTTGGCGAAACACAACCAAGAGGTGGTCGCCGAACTCACTCAAGAGGCGTGGCAAAAAGATGGCGGTGAAATCATCGGACAAAGCCCGGCGGTGCAGAATTTAAAAAATAATATTCAGATCGCGGCGGGATCAGATTTAACGATTCTAGTTTATGGTGAAACAGGTGTGGGTAAAGAGCTAGTCGCGCGAACGCTGCATCAATCGTCGCTACGCAATCACCAACCTTTGGTTTATGTTAACTGTGCCGCATTACCAGAAACACTGATCGAAAGTGAATTGTTTGGCCATGTAAAGGGCGCATTTACCGGTGCACTAAACAATCGAGCAGGTAAATTTGCCCTAGCGCACGGTGGCACAATCTTCCTTGATGAAATAGGCGAGCTGCCATTAATTGCACAAAGTAAATTATTAAGAGTGCTGCAAAATAATGAAATCCAGCCTGTTGGCCAAGACCAAGTACAACTAATTGATGTGCGAGTTGTTGCTGCCACTAATCGCGACCTTAAAACGGAGGTGGCTGAAGGCCGTTTTCGGGCCGACTTATTCCATCGTTTAAGTGCCTACCCCATTGAAGTTCCTGCGCTGCGCAATCGCGAAGGTGACGTCCATTTGTTAATTGGCTTTTTTTTAGAACAAGCCCGTCGCAAATTTGGCTTAACCCAATTAAAAATGAGTGCAGGACTGCAACTACAATTAACCCACTATAACTGGCCCGGTAATGTGCGCGAGCTAGAGCATTTAATTAACCGAGCAACTTTGCGCGCCAAAGCTCGCAACCAAAGCAACTATTTAGTGACCCTTGAACAGCAAGATTGTTTAGATACATTATTGCAAGATACTAAAGCTGTATTGTTGCAAAAACAGCCCGCTGACTTATTAAACATTGAGGGTACTCCAAACTGCTCACTCAAGGATGCAACACTTACTTTTCAACGAAAAATGATAATCACAGCCCTACATAAACACCAAGGTAAAATGAGCGCCGCAGCGCTTGAGCTACAACTTGACCGAGCAAATCTGGCTAGGTTATGTAAACGATTAAGTATTGTAATCACAAAAAATATTTCAGGTTAA
- a CDS encoding NnrS family protein, which yields MNKLIMPSGQVASSPEDSKRSPSRLFLSHSLLSMAFRPLFLLASIVSVCVLLMWLGLLSGALLTVGPNLTAVVWHSHEMVYGFAATVAVGFLLTAVQTWTKRSTLPPAAMLCLIALWLSVRVSFWLLEKELGWFILLLQGSWWLLVLYHLAKPIWQSRNRRNYVFVVLLSMMMLLNLAVLYSDLIAQNAQLALHLVRTNILLFTLLIGLLGGRVIPFFTQSGLARIGMILTPRLTPKILEVTLLLSSLLGVLGFFVSYFIELYFSPGYLMLGSGCLHLMRMTYWHSFQSIKVALLWSLHLSYFILALGLILLGLSYFLPALNFSNALHIITIGAVGLMILTMMSRVSLGHTGRALVVSRFMVLAFACLILATFARFTLVLLQLYWWAWSVSAALWIVAFLLFIKVYLPILFAPRHS from the coding sequence ATGAATAAATTAATAATGCCAAGTGGGCAAGTAGCGAGCAGCCCAGAGGATAGCAAGAGATCGCCAAGCCGCTTATTTTTATCTCACTCGCTACTGAGTATGGCTTTTAGACCGCTCTTTTTACTAGCCAGTATTGTGAGTGTGTGTGTTTTACTTATGTGGCTTGGGTTGTTAAGTGGGGCTTTACTAACTGTTGGGCCAAATTTAACGGCTGTAGTGTGGCATAGCCATGAAATGGTGTATGGGTTTGCTGCAACGGTAGCGGTGGGATTTTTATTGACCGCAGTGCAAACTTGGACCAAGCGCTCAACCTTACCTCCTGCTGCTATGTTGTGTTTAATTGCACTTTGGTTGAGTGTGCGAGTTTCATTTTGGCTGCTCGAAAAAGAGCTTGGCTGGTTTATTTTACTGTTGCAAGGTAGCTGGTGGTTATTGGTGCTTTATCACTTAGCTAAACCTATTTGGCAAAGCCGTAATCGTCGTAATTACGTGTTTGTTGTGCTGCTAAGTATGATGATGCTGCTTAATTTAGCTGTGTTGTACAGTGATTTAATTGCTCAAAATGCTCAGTTAGCACTTCATCTTGTTAGAACCAATATTCTGCTCTTTACACTATTGATAGGCTTGCTCGGTGGGCGAGTTATTCCATTTTTTACGCAATCGGGCTTAGCTCGTATTGGTATGATATTGACGCCTCGACTGACGCCAAAAATACTCGAAGTCACTTTGTTATTAAGTTCATTACTTGGTGTTTTGGGGTTTTTTGTCAGTTATTTTATCGAACTCTATTTTAGCCCTGGTTATTTAATGCTGGGGTCTGGCTGTTTGCATTTGATGCGAATGACTTACTGGCATTCTTTTCAGAGCATAAAAGTGGCCTTGTTATGGTCGTTGCATCTGTCGTATTTCATCTTAGCGTTGGGCCTAATCTTACTTGGTTTAAGCTACTTTTTACCTGCACTTAATTTTAGTAATGCATTACACATTATCACTATTGGCGCGGTTGGTTTGATGATCCTCACCATGATGAGCCGTGTTTCATTAGGTCATACCGGTCGTGCCCTTGTGGTATCTCGTTTCATGGTTTTAGCATTTGCTTGTTTGATTTTGGCTACTTTCGCTCGTTTTACTTTGGTTTTGCTGCAGCTTTATTGGTGGGCTTGGAGTGTGAGTGCTGCGCTTTGGATTGTGGCATTTCTACTCTTTATAAAAGTGTATTTACCTATTTTATTTGCGCCTCGTCATAGTTGA
- the hmpA gene encoding NO-inducible flavohemoprotein — translation MLNDMQLQLIKSTLGVLESAGPKLTAHFYQRLFHHHPELQHIFNMSNQKSGRQQVALFEAIAAYAKNIENVAVLVNAVERIAQKHTSMNIQAAHYAVVGMHLLATLEELAPEVFNTEVLAAWAAAYQILADIFIAREAQLYQERADANGGWQATRQFVVAEKIVESELVTSFVFTAKDERAVLAYLPGQYIGLQVRPTHSEYNEIRQYSLSQASNGKNYRISVKREQSPFVGVVSNYLHDEVNLGDEVSLYPPAGDFYWQDRASPVVLISAGVGITPMFAMLETLAKQGYGYEVSFLHACENQAQHSFASQSEALCQRLNAQRFTWYREGVTQLPIFSGQMELAPLASNLPLHDGHFYLCGPIGFMQAIFRQLIALGVVAEQIHYEVFGPHQGM, via the coding sequence ATGTTAAACGACATGCAGTTACAATTGATTAAAAGCACTTTAGGTGTGCTTGAAAGTGCAGGGCCAAAATTAACCGCTCATTTTTATCAGCGATTGTTTCATCATCACCCAGAGTTACAGCATATTTTTAATATGAGTAACCAAAAGTCTGGCCGCCAGCAAGTTGCACTCTTTGAAGCCATTGCCGCTTATGCCAAAAATATTGAAAATGTCGCGGTATTAGTGAATGCCGTTGAACGAATAGCTCAAAAGCATACATCAATGAATATTCAAGCGGCACATTATGCCGTAGTGGGCATGCATTTGCTGGCAACTCTCGAAGAGCTGGCGCCAGAGGTGTTTAATACAGAAGTGTTAGCTGCGTGGGCGGCAGCTTATCAAATATTGGCAGATATTTTTATTGCTCGCGAAGCACAATTATACCAAGAGCGTGCCGATGCAAACGGTGGCTGGCAAGCTACGCGACAATTTGTTGTGGCTGAAAAAATCGTTGAATCTGAACTAGTAACAAGTTTTGTTTTCACAGCCAAAGATGAGCGAGCTGTATTAGCTTATTTGCCAGGCCAATACATTGGCCTACAAGTGCGGCCAACGCACAGTGAGTACAATGAAATTCGCCAATATTCACTTTCACAAGCGAGTAATGGCAAAAATTATCGTATTTCGGTTAAGCGTGAACAAAGCCCGTTTGTTGGTGTGGTTTCAAATTATTTGCATGATGAAGTCAACCTAGGCGACGAAGTGAGTTTATATCCGCCTGCGGGGGATTTTTATTGGCAAGACCGTGCATCTCCTGTGGTATTAATTTCAGCAGGAGTCGGGATTACCCCTATGTTTGCCATGCTCGAAACATTAGCCAAGCAAGGTTATGGTTATGAAGTCAGTTTTTTACACGCTTGTGAAAATCAAGCGCAGCATAGTTTTGCCAGCCAAAGTGAGGCGTTGTGTCAGCGGCTAAATGCTCAGCGGTTCACTTGGTATCGCGAAGGTGTCACGCAGCTCCCCATTTTTAGTGGGCAGATGGAGTTAGCGCCATTAGCTAGTAATTTACCATTACATGATGGGCACTTTTATTTGTGTGGTCCAATTGGATTTATGCAAGCTATCTTCAGGCAATTGATTGCGCTTGGCGTTGTAGCTGAGCAAATTCATTACGAGGTTTTTGGACCCCACCAAGGAATGTAA
- a CDS encoding helix-turn-helix domain-containing protein has translation MPPLGIELKRLRVERKWTQAFAAREIGIQQSYLSKLENGQFLPSEEVIDKLSLCYGVALTEFIPQTVQAVNPLDRFTKVSAFVLLLALLLWLCAQFELFYPETYFTYQAKQAQFWVVNVTQFYRGERFVEGDVIYEIVGERRVSRFENRVILVLSYLLALVGGVLLASKRFLNR, from the coding sequence ATGCCGCCATTAGGAATAGAACTGAAGCGACTGCGCGTCGAAAGAAAGTGGACCCAAGCGTTTGCGGCCAGAGAGATAGGGATTCAGCAGTCGTATTTATCTAAACTTGAAAATGGCCAATTCTTACCCTCTGAGGAAGTGATTGATAAACTATCGCTTTGTTATGGTGTCGCGTTAACAGAGTTTATTCCACAGACAGTTCAAGCTGTAAATCCGCTAGACCGTTTCACTAAAGTGTCTGCTTTTGTGCTGTTACTGGCTTTGCTTTTGTGGTTGTGTGCACAGTTTGAGCTTTTTTATCCTGAGACTTATTTTACCTACCAAGCTAAACAAGCTCAGTTTTGGGTAGTGAATGTGACACAGTTTTATCGTGGAGAGAGATTCGTCGAGGGTGATGTGATTTATGAGATTGTGGGTGAGCGAAGAGTGAGTCGGTTTGAGAATCGGGTTATTTTAGTGCTTTCTTATTTGCTGGCTTTAGTTGGTGGCGTATTGTTGGCTAGCAAGCGTTTTTTAAACCGCTAA
- the hpf gene encoding ribosome hibernation-promoting factor, HPF/YfiA family — MKINVSGHHVDVTASVREHVGEKFSKIATHFPSLIALDIIISKEHNQHQVEISTIYEGVRISATGENDVMYPAIASAAKKLDAALKHRKGQLKANLHEKPVSTTPEIAHEIIQEMELT; from the coding sequence ATGAAAATAAATGTTTCTGGTCATCATGTCGACGTTACTGCTTCAGTTAGAGAACATGTCGGAGAAAAGTTTTCGAAAATCGCTACACACTTTCCATCTTTGATTGCATTAGACATTATTATTTCGAAGGAACACAATCAACACCAGGTTGAAATCAGTACCATTTATGAAGGCGTTCGCATCTCAGCAACTGGCGAAAATGATGTTATGTATCCTGCGATTGCCTCTGCAGCCAAAAAGTTAGACGCTGCACTTAAACACCGCAAAGGCCAATTAAAGGCTAACCTTCATGAAAAGCCTGTCAGTACCACACCTGAAATTGCGCACGAAATTATTCAAGAGATGGAATTAACCTAA
- the cysQ gene encoding 3'(2'),5'-bisphosphate nucleotidase CysQ: MNQHHLLDQVVAIAKAAGEAAMIIYQKDFNIEYKGDDSPVTDADLAAHAVIVKGLKALTPHLPILSEESADISWEERRTWEEYWLVDPIDGTKEFIKKNGEFTVNIALIKQGKPVLGVVDAPALNETYFAEASLGAFKQDSQGIHSLKVTKKANKGLIRVVGSRSHPSPDLAAYLEQFEAVDMVPKGSSLKLCLVAEGKADIYPRLGLTSEWDTGAGHAVAEIAGASITQIDGSPLTYNQKAQYLNPYFIVSALLD; the protein is encoded by the coding sequence ATGAACCAACACCACTTGCTCGACCAAGTCGTCGCGATTGCCAAAGCTGCCGGTGAAGCAGCAATGATCATTTATCAAAAAGATTTTAATATCGAATATAAAGGTGATGACAGCCCAGTTACCGACGCTGATTTAGCAGCCCACGCGGTGATTGTTAAAGGATTGAAAGCATTAACACCACACCTACCCATCCTCAGTGAAGAAAGTGCCGATATTAGCTGGGAAGAGCGCCGAACGTGGGAGGAATATTGGTTGGTTGACCCAATTGATGGCACGAAAGAGTTCATCAAAAAAAATGGCGAATTCACGGTTAATATTGCTTTGATCAAACAAGGTAAACCGGTTTTAGGGGTTGTTGATGCACCGGCGTTAAATGAAACCTATTTTGCCGAAGCAAGTCTTGGAGCATTTAAACAAGACAGCCAAGGCATTCATTCGCTTAAAGTCACTAAAAAAGCCAATAAAGGTTTAATTCGTGTGGTGGGCAGCCGCTCACATCCATCGCCAGATTTAGCCGCTTATTTAGAGCAATTTGAAGCGGTTGACATGGTACCAAAAGGCAGCTCACTTAAGCTGTGCCTAGTTGCAGAAGGCAAAGCCGATATCTATCCTCGATTGGGCCTTACTTCTGAATGGGATACCGGAGCGGGCCATGCAGTTGCCGAAATTGCTGGTGCAAGCATTACACAAATTGATGGCAGCCCCCTGACCTATAACCAAAAAGCACAGTACCTCAATCCTTATTTTATTGTGTCTGCTTTATTGGACTAA
- the cysC gene encoding adenylyl-sulfate kinase, which translates to MDNNIVWQHYAVSKQDRSEQKQHRPCIIWFTGFSGSGKSTVAGALEHALHQAGVHTYLLDGDNVRHGLCKDLAFSDSDRQENIRRVGEVAKLMLDAGLVVLTAFISPFAAERKMVRDLVAEGEFIEVFLDTPLAVCEQRDPKGLYVKARAGEIKHFTGIDSEYQIPANPEIVLDTSKNQLSDSVAQLVSYLKQQHIIG; encoded by the coding sequence ATGGATAACAATATTGTATGGCAGCATTATGCTGTTTCGAAACAAGACCGCAGTGAACAAAAGCAACATCGCCCTTGCATCATTTGGTTTACTGGCTTTTCTGGCTCAGGCAAAAGCACTGTTGCAGGTGCCCTTGAGCATGCGCTACATCAAGCCGGTGTGCATACCTATTTGCTTGATGGTGACAATGTGCGCCACGGTTTATGTAAAGATTTAGCTTTTAGCGATAGCGACCGCCAAGAAAATATTCGTCGCGTCGGTGAAGTTGCAAAACTGATGCTCGATGCTGGTTTAGTGGTGCTAACTGCTTTTATCTCTCCTTTTGCGGCAGAACGCAAAATGGTGCGGGATCTAGTGGCTGAGGGTGAGTTTATAGAAGTATTTTTAGATACGCCTTTAGCTGTTTGTGAGCAGCGCGATCCTAAAGGGCTTTATGTCAAAGCGCGTGCAGGTGAAATTAAACATTTCACCGGTATAGATTCAGAATACCAAATACCGGCAAATCCTGAAATTGTATTAGATACCAGTAAAAATCAATTAAGTGACTCAGTTGCTCAGTTAGTTAGTTATTTAAAACAACAACACATTATTGGATAA
- a CDS encoding SLC13 family permease yields MYQQLVLTGIMLTLVGCLFGTKIKPAWLFAAAIGACFLTGLIELEQMLLNFANPSLITLILLVIVSIGIEKTTLVQKLSHVLAKGNLLSTVAKLGISTGFLSSFTNNTAVVATLISAVKDNPTHSPSKLLLPLSYTAILGGTLTLIGTSTNLIVNGFAIEAGMAPLGFFDFTIVGLAVFTVGLISLLFLVRFLPDNGRNDQEVVPFYVEGKIQAGSKLIGKSVEQNGLRDLKDLFLAEILRAEQRIVAVSPKEVLQQGDVLLFVGDIKSVPLLTQFDGLKVVHDKHEMTIEHLVEVVVSHSSKNIGKTLKEARFREQFNAAVIAIRRGHDRLQGGLGKIRLQAGDSLILAPSPSFYDVPDLKREFVYISGLDLQSHLNDKKSFAVLASFVVTLGLGIAGIVPLVKGLLVLLIAYLLCGIVRVNEVKRRFPLELLVVVGSAIGLAKLMIGTGVASEISNAMLYVLGDFGPYGAFIAIFLMTVMFTELITNNAAAALSFPVAYSLAIGFGVDPLPYVMAVAFGASASFISPFGYQTNLMVYSAGNYRLKDYFTIGVPMSLVYSITVLTLIPIVFPFK; encoded by the coding sequence ATGTATCAGCAACTTGTATTAACCGGCATAATGCTCACGCTTGTTGGGTGTTTATTCGGCACGAAAATCAAGCCAGCATGGCTGTTCGCAGCAGCAATTGGAGCCTGTTTTTTAACAGGCTTAATTGAACTTGAACAAATGCTGCTTAATTTTGCCAATCCATCTTTAATCACATTAATTTTATTGGTGATTGTTTCAATTGGCATCGAAAAAACGACTTTAGTGCAAAAGTTGTCTCATGTATTAGCAAAAGGCAACTTGTTAAGCACCGTAGCTAAACTTGGGATCTCTACTGGGTTTTTATCTTCCTTTACCAACAATACTGCGGTTGTAGCAACGCTTATTTCAGCAGTAAAAGATAATCCAACCCATTCACCATCTAAGCTATTACTCCCGCTCAGTTATACCGCTATTTTAGGTGGTACATTAACCCTGATCGGTACTTCAACAAATTTAATCGTTAATGGTTTTGCCATTGAGGCAGGCATGGCACCGCTTGGTTTTTTTGATTTTACCATTGTCGGTTTAGCTGTTTTTACCGTTGGTTTAATCAGTTTGCTATTTTTAGTTCGCTTTTTGCCCGACAACGGCCGTAATGACCAAGAAGTCGTGCCTTTTTATGTTGAAGGTAAAATTCAAGCGGGCTCAAAACTGATTGGTAAAAGTGTTGAGCAAAATGGCTTACGTGACTTAAAAGACTTGTTTTTAGCCGAAATATTACGGGCAGAGCAACGTATTGTCGCGGTATCACCTAAAGAGGTACTGCAACAAGGCGATGTTTTACTGTTTGTCGGTGATATTAAGTCGGTGCCGCTATTGACCCAATTTGATGGTTTAAAAGTGGTGCACGATAAACACGAGATGACCATTGAACATTTAGTTGAAGTGGTGGTGAGCCATTCGTCGAAAAACATTGGGAAAACCCTTAAAGAAGCACGCTTTCGTGAACAATTTAATGCGGCTGTCATTGCAATTCGCCGTGGTCATGACCGCCTGCAAGGTGGTTTAGGTAAAATTCGTTTGCAAGCTGGTGATTCACTGATCTTAGCACCAAGCCCTAGCTTTTATGACGTACCTGACTTAAAACGTGAGTTTGTTTATATTTCAGGTCTCGATTTGCAATCTCATCTCAACGATAAAAAATCGTTTGCTGTGCTTGCCAGTTTTGTAGTGACTCTCGGCCTTGGTATCGCAGGCATAGTGCCATTAGTCAAAGGTTTGTTGGTTTTACTGATTGCCTACTTACTTTGCGGTATTGTTCGAGTCAACGAAGTAAAACGTCGTTTTCCGCTAGAACTTTTAGTGGTAGTCGGCAGCGCTATTGGCCTTGCTAAATTGATGATAGGCACAGGTGTAGCATCTGAAATATCTAATGCCATGCTGTATGTTTTAGGTGACTTTGGCCCTTATGGCGCTTTTATCGCGATTTTCTTAATGACCGTTATGTTTACCGAACTCATTACTAATAATGCCGCCGCCGCACTTTCCTTTCCTGTCGCTTATTCGCTAGCGATTGGTTTTGGTGTTGACCCATTACCTTATGTAATGGCGGTAGCATTTGGCGCTTCGGCCAGTTTTATTTCACCATTTGGCTATCAAACAAACTTAATGGTGTACAGCGCGGGTAATTATCGCCTTAAAGATTATTTTACTATTGGTGTGCCAATGTCGCTGGTTTACTCTATTACAGTGCTGACATTAATCCCGATAGTCTTTCCATTTAAATAA
- the cysN gene encoding sulfate adenylyltransferase subunit CysN: MSKTNDTINEVKELGVEAYLARQQDKSLLRLLTCGSVDDGKSTLIGRLLHDSHQIYEDQLAALHKDNEKVGNAGAELDLALLVDGLQAEREQGITIDVAYRYFSTAKRKFIIADTPGHEQYTRNMVTGASNSDLAIILVDARYGVQVQTKRHSFICDSLGIKQFVVAINKMDIVNFDEAVFERIKAEYLKFAEQLNVKSIKFVPMSALKGDNVVTRSAHTPYYTDLPLLALLEESPATLANVVSEPRLPVQYVIRPNLDFRGFQGTITSGEFNVGDAIKVLPSGKQSTIKEIVTFDGNLTRAEVGQAVTLTLSSEIDISRGDVIVPANSAATVSNRIQAKLVWMHEAPLVLGKSYNIKLSSKKTTAVVKQIEHTIDVNTLQQGHADSLQLNEIAIVMLELTGNVLADEYKVNQETGSFILIDRLSNLTVAAGMIEHVLAPETRNDRFSEQEIELNAFIRKHYPHWQAIDIAKL; this comes from the coding sequence ATGTCTAAAACCAACGACACTATCAACGAAGTTAAAGAATTAGGCGTTGAAGCATATTTGGCGCGCCAACAAGATAAAAGCTTACTTCGTTTATTAACCTGTGGCAGCGTAGATGACGGTAAATCAACCTTAATTGGTCGCTTACTGCACGATAGTCACCAAATTTATGAAGACCAACTTGCAGCGCTGCATAAAGATAATGAAAAAGTAGGTAATGCAGGCGCTGAGCTTGATTTAGCATTATTAGTGGATGGCCTTCAAGCTGAGCGTGAACAAGGCATCACAATTGATGTGGCGTATCGTTATTTCTCAACTGCAAAGCGTAAGTTCATCATCGCTGATACACCTGGCCATGAGCAATATACTCGCAACATGGTAACTGGCGCATCAAACAGTGATTTAGCCATTATTTTGGTTGATGCCCGTTATGGCGTGCAAGTTCAAACCAAACGTCACAGTTTTATTTGTGACTCGTTAGGCATTAAACAGTTTGTAGTTGCGATTAACAAAATGGATATCGTTAACTTTGACGAAGCGGTATTTGAGCGCATCAAAGCTGAATATTTAAAATTTGCAGAACAACTTAACGTTAAAAGCATTAAGTTTGTGCCAATGTCAGCATTAAAAGGCGACAACGTGGTAACGCGTTCAGCCCATACTCCGTATTACACTGACTTACCGCTATTGGCATTGCTAGAAGAATCGCCAGCAACACTTGCAAATGTGGTTTCAGAGCCTCGTTTACCGGTGCAATATGTTATTCGTCCAAATTTAGATTTCCGCGGTTTTCAAGGAACTATCACCTCAGGCGAGTTTAATGTTGGCGATGCAATTAAAGTTTTACCGTCAGGCAAGCAATCAACGATTAAAGAGATTGTGACTTTCGATGGTAACTTAACACGCGCAGAAGTGGGCCAAGCTGTTACATTAACGTTGAGCTCAGAAATTGATATCAGCCGCGGCGATGTGATTGTACCTGCAAATTCGGCAGCAACGGTTAGTAACCGCATCCAAGCAAAATTGGTGTGGATGCACGAAGCGCCATTAGTATTAGGTAAAAGCTACAACATTAAATTAAGTAGCAAAAAAACGACCGCTGTTGTTAAACAAATCGAACATACCATTGATGTAAATACCTTACAGCAAGGCCATGCCGATTCGTTACAACTAAACGAAATTGCGATTGTGATGTTAGAGCTCACGGGCAACGTCTTGGCTGATGAATATAAAGTAAACCAAGAAACGGGTTCGTTTATCCTGATCGACCGCTTAAGCAATTTAACGGTTGCAGCAGGTATGATTGAGCACGTTTTAGCGCCAGAAACACGTAATGATCGTTTTAGTGAGCAAGAAATTGAACTCAATGCGTTCATTCGTAAACACTATCCGCACTGGCAAGCCATTGACATTGCTAAGCTTTAA
- the cysD gene encoding sulfate adenylyltransferase subunit CysD, with amino-acid sequence MALTHLQLLEAESIKIMREVAAEFENPVMLYSIGKDSSVLLHLARKAFFPAKIPFPLLHVDTDWKFREMIEFRDRLAKEYDFDLIVHKNPEGLAMGVGPFTHGSAKHTDIMKTQGLKQALNKYGFDAAFGGARRDEEKSRAKERIYSFRDKNHSWDPKNQRPELWSTYNSQVNQGESIRVFPLSNWTELDIWQYIYQENIDMVPLYLAKERPVVERNGTLIMVDDDRMPLEEGEVPQMKSVRFRTLGCYPLTGAVESTADTLAGIIEEMLLSTSSEREGRVIDHDSAGSMEKKKREGYF; translated from the coding sequence ATGGCTTTAACACACCTTCAGCTGTTAGAGGCTGAAAGCATTAAGATTATGCGTGAAGTCGCTGCTGAGTTTGAAAACCCAGTAATGCTTTATTCAATTGGTAAAGATTCTTCAGTGTTATTACATTTAGCACGCAAAGCGTTTTTCCCAGCTAAAATCCCTTTTCCACTTTTACATGTTGATACCGATTGGAAATTTCGCGAAATGATTGAGTTTCGTGACCGTTTAGCAAAAGAATACGATTTTGACCTTATTGTGCACAAAAACCCTGAAGGGTTAGCAATGGGTGTCGGTCCATTTACTCATGGTTCGGCCAAACATACTGACATCATGAAAACCCAAGGCTTAAAACAAGCGTTAAATAAATATGGTTTTGATGCAGCCTTTGGTGGCGCTCGTCGGGACGAAGAAAAATCGCGCGCTAAAGAACGAATCTATTCATTTCGTGACAAAAATCATAGCTGGGATCCAAAAAACCAACGCCCAGAACTATGGAGCACCTACAACAGCCAGGTGAATCAAGGCGAAAGCATTCGTGTTTTCCCATTATCAAACTGGACTGAGCTCGATATTTGGCAATATATCTACCAAGAAAATATCGACATGGTGCCTTTATACCTTGCAAAAGAACGCCCAGTTGTTGAGCGTAATGGCACATTAATTATGGTTGATGATGACCGTATGCCGCTTGAAGAAGGTGAAGTACCACAAATGAAATCGGTTCGTTTCAGAACCCTTGGCTGCTACCCACTGACTGGTGCGGTTGAATCTACAGCCGATACACTGGCTGGAATTATTGAAGAAATGTTGCTTTCAACCTCATCAGAGCGTGAAGGCCGAGTGATTGACCACGATTCTGCGGGTTCAATGGAAAAGAAAAAGCGTGAGGGTTATTTCTAA